TTTTTCCGTCCCCTTGCCGATGATTGCGGCAGCCTTGCGCACGCCGTTGGCCAGCACGTCGCCGATGCCTTGGCGGAAGACGATCTTTTCCAGAAGGACGGGGATCACTTCGCTGTTGCCCCACGTCAGGTCCATGCCTTCCAGCTCTTCCTCGGTGAAGATGCCGTTTTCATGGCATTCCATGGCAAAGGAGATCATGGCGCCGGTGGAAATGGTGTCCACGCCCCAACGGTTGCACAAATAGCTGCAATGAACCGCGACATCCATGTCCTTGTTCAGCAGGAACGACGTGAAAACACTGATGCTTTCATATTCGCCGCCTTCGTGGACCGGGGTCTTGTATTTGCCGTCCCCGACTTCGCAGACGCGGCCGCAGCCAAGGGGACAGCCGGAATAGCATTGTTTGGATTTGACGAGGTTTCTTTTCTGAAAATCGTCAAAGAGTTCGGCGGCCTGTCCCCAGCTGTTGGAACGCCAGTTCTTGGAGGGCCAGTCTCCGTCCTCATCATTGTCAACCATGTCTCCAATGGTGCCGAATTCGTTGAAACCGTCATGCATCTCGCTTTCCCGAACGGTTTTCATGGCCTTTCGTGATGCGGTCGTGAACTCCTTTGCGTCAGCATGGTCGGCCTTTTCCCTGCCGGAAACGGCAATGGCCAGGATGTTTTTTGCTCCCATGACCGTGCCGCCGCCGTTTCGGCCCGCGGCCCTGTCCCTGCACATGATGGAGGCAAAGGAAACGAGATTCTCTCCGCCCTGGCCTATGCACATGACGGACGGCTTCCTGTTGCCCGAGATCAACTCCTCTTCAAGAATATCGGTCTTTTCGTAGACGTCCTTGCCGAGAAGATGCGTGGCGTCTCCCAGATGGGCCTTGCCATCGGCAATGGAGAGATAGACCGGGGCTTCGGATTTGCCTTCGATGATCAGGATGTCGAACCCGGCCTTGCGCATGTCCGGGCCGAAGTTGCCGCCGCAGCGGGATTCCCCCCATGCGCCGGTCTGCGGGGATTTGAAGCAGACCATGATGCTGCCGCCGCCCGGGACCTGATTCGTCGTGAGTGGACTGGTTGCGAAAACGAGCTTGTTGTCTGCTCCCAACGGATCAACGCCTGCTTCCAGCTCGCGAAACAGGATTTCCGCTCCATAGCCTGCGCCGCCCACGAAGTTGCGGGCTGTCCTGGCGTCCATGGCCTCGGGAGTGCATGTGCCGGTTGTGAGGTTTACCCTCAGGATTTTTCCGGTATATCCTTTCATCGTGTTGTTCTCCGATCAAAAATCGTTTGAAGGAAGCGAATCCGTTTTCATGGATCACTTCGCGGTCTTTGCAAGGTGGACAGCTTTGCGAGCTACCCGCGCTTGGCGGAGCCAACACTCTCTGGTTTGGTTTGAGGTTGCTATAGCCTCATATGAATCAGGGAGTCAAAGGTCTTGTGGGATGAAGGATGTTGCGGAAGGACAGGAATGCCCTTGAGCCGTTGCCTGCGGCTTTTTACGAAGAGGTCTTTCCGGCTGGGGGGGGGGCGACAGGGGGGGATTATGCCCGCAATGTATTGGCAGGAGGAAGAAAATTGTTGCTGAAGAGGGGAAGGGGGACTTTCAGTGCTTCCGCGCAGGGATTAGTCGCCGAACAGTTCGGCAATCCGATTGTCCACGACGGTTTCAACGGCTGCGAGGATGGCGGCAGTCACTGCCAGTTGGGTGTCCGGAAATTCATCCAGTTGTTTGACAAGGGTTTCCAGATGGCGCTCGTGGAATTCCTTGTGGGCGTTGAAGGCATTCCAGCCTTCGGCCGTGAGGTAGGTCAGGATTTCCTTGTCGTTGTCCAACGCCTTCTCTTTTTTGACGAATCCCTTTTTCTCCAGCTTGCCGACCATTTGTGAGGCTGCGCTTTTTGTTACGCCCAGCACGTCGCCAATGGTCTTGATGTTGATGCCTTTCTGCTGGCCGATGGCATTCAGGCAATGGATTTCCTTGGCTGTCAGCCCGGTG
Above is a window of Pseudodesulfovibrio tunisiensis DNA encoding:
- a CDS encoding aldehyde ferredoxin oxidoreductase family protein — encoded protein: MKGYTGKILRVNLTTGTCTPEAMDARTARNFVGGAGYGAEILFRELEAGVDPLGADNKLVFATSPLTTNQVPGGGSIMVCFKSPQTGAWGESRCGGNFGPDMRKAGFDILIIEGKSEAPVYLSIADGKAHLGDATHLLGKDVYEKTDILEEELISGNRKPSVMCIGQGGENLVSFASIMCRDRAAGRNGGGTVMGAKNILAIAVSGREKADHADAKEFTTASRKAMKTVRESEMHDGFNEFGTIGDMVDNDEDGDWPSKNWRSNSWGQAAELFDDFQKRNLVKSKQCYSGCPLGCGRVCEVGDGKYKTPVHEGGEYESISVFTSFLLNKDMDVAVHCSYLCNRWGVDTISTGAMISFAMECHENGIFTEEELEGMDLTWGNSEVIPVLLEKIVFRQGIGDVLANGVRKAAAIIGKGTEKYAIHVKGLEGPAHDPRSGKILGIAYGTANRGMCHIHPLEAMAYDRGKMDWGMTAHGVSDPEKYDRWDEIGKGTECALLQRGLILPDILCTCKFMSYAGLNPEHWAEMLSATTGWDMDAAELIRVGERVHNLQRMFNMREGLRRKDDMLPERVRSVPEFGAYKDNSDCVIDNYEELLDEYYTACGWDLKTGVPTPEKIEELGLTSYMN
- a CDS encoding MarR family winged helix-turn-helix transcriptional regulator → MNSKAESIKVLTSRLMRIINKHSRIEELPIRTGKNTGLTAKEIHCLNAIGQQKGINIKTIGDVLGVTKSAASQMVGKLEKKGFVKKEKALDNDKEILTYLTAEGWNAFNAHKEFHERHLETLVKQLDEFPDTQLAVTAAILAAVETVVDNRIAELFGD